A genomic segment from uncultured Alistipes sp. encodes:
- a CDS encoding YopX family protein yields the protein MKRVILFRGKEIKTGKWIEGDLLRMGGHSFIFPDPAPKGFNQYEVDPETVGQFTGVKDKNGTRIFEGDLISADDYPFVNEDGQWNYVAEFDWDEVNLAFGAFFRQRKDSNVWGISEGCPCDLEDVDFEIVGNIHDNLEMLKNK from the coding sequence AAAAGAGATCAAGACGGGAAAGTGGATCGAGGGCGATCTGTTGCGTATGGGCGGCCATTCGTTCATATTCCCCGATCCTGCGCCGAAAGGATTCAATCAGTACGAAGTCGATCCGGAGACGGTCGGCCAGTTCACGGGCGTGAAGGACAAGAACGGGACGCGGATCTTCGAGGGGGACTTGATATCGGCCGATGATTATCCGTTTGTTAACGAGGATGGCCAGTGGAACTACGTTGCCGAGTTTGACTGGGACGAGGTGAACCTTGCTTTTGGAGCATTTTTCCGCCAACGCAAGGATTCCAATGTGTGGGGCATCAGTGAGGGGTGTCCGTGTGATCTGGAAGACGTCGATTTTGAGATTGTCGGCAACATTCATGACAATCTGGAAATGCTCAAAAACAAATAG